The sequence below is a genomic window from Deltaproteobacteria bacterium.
CCGTCCTGAGAATAGGGGGCGAACTGGAAAGGGTCAAATTCAAGCCCCTGGACAACGACACTCTGAAATCCATGCTTTATGAGATCACCCCCGAGCCCAAGATCAAAGAATTCGAGGAGACGGGGGATGTGGATTTTGCTTACGAGATCCCGGGGCTCGCCCGATACAGGGCCAACTTTTTCCAGCAGAAATACGGCATAGGAGCGGTCTTCCGGGAGATTCCCTCAACGATCCTGACCTGCGAACAATTGGGGCTTCCCCCCGTGGTTAAACGCCTTGCCACCCTGCCCAGGGGTTTGGTCCTCGTAACCGGTCCGACAGGCAGCGGGAAATCCACGACCCTCGCGGCCATCATCCATGAGGCCAACATCACCCGAAAAGAACACATCCTGACCATCGAAGACCCGATCGAATTCGTTCATAAAAGCGAGAAGGCCGTGGTCAACCATCGGGAAGTCGGAATACACACACGCTCCTTCGCCGCAGCCCTGAGAGGGGCCCTTCGGGAAGACCCGGACATCATCATGGTGGGGGAAATGAGGGATCTGGAGACCATCTCCCTGGCCATCGAGGCCTCGGCCACAGGACATCTGGTTTTCGGCACCCTGCATACCACCAGCGCCGCCAAGACCGTTGACCGGATAATCGAGGTGTTTCCCGTAAACCAACAAGAACAGATCCGAAACACCCTTGCCGACGGTCTCAGGGCTGTGGTGGCCCAGACCCTGTTCAAGCGCATCGACAAGAAAGGCCGGGTGGCGGCCCTCGAAATCATGATCGCCAACCCAGCCGTTCGAAACCTCATTCGGGAGGGGAAGACCTTCCAGATCCCCTCCATGATCCAAACCGGGAAAAAGTACGGAATGCAGACCCTGGACGATGCCATCATGGAACTTCTCCAGAAAAAAATCATCTCCCCGGACGATGCCTACAGCAAATGCGTTGAGAAGAGCAAGTTTTTACCCTTTTTGAAGAACCCGCCCGCCGACTTCACGGAAATCTAAGGGGGATTCTGTAACGGAAAAGGATTCCTTTTTTCGATAGGAGGCATCCAAAAATGAGACAACAACAGATCGATCATATACTGACGGCCATGTTGGAATCCTATGACAATGTCTCAGATCTCAACATCACGGTCGACAAGCCCTTCCAGGTGGAATCCGCCGGGGAGCTGAAACCGGTCTCCCTTAACCCTCCCATCGAGAGGCTGACCCCCTTCCAGGCGGAGATCTTCGCCCTCAACCTGATCAACGGGGATCGGAGATTGACCCGGAATCTCCTCAGGGAAGGTTCCTGCGACACCTCTTACCAGTTGGCGGGCAAGGCCCGGTTCAGGGTGAACATTTTTTCCCAGAAAGGGTATTACTCCACTGTAATGAGGCAGTTGGCCACCCGGGTGCCTACTATCGAGGAACTGAAACTGCCGGGGGCCTTCCGCAAGATGGCCCAGGAACGAAACGGGATCATTCTGGTTACGGGGGCCACCGGAACAGGGAAATCGACCTCGCTGGCCGCCGTCCTGAACCTTATAAACGAGACGAAGTCGGTTCACGTGGTCACCCTGGAAGACCCCGTAGAATACGTACACTCTCAGAAAAAGGCCACTTTCAACCAGAGAGAGCTGGGGGTGGATTTCGATTCCTTTGCCTCGGGTCTCCGTGCCGCCTTGCGGCAGGCGCCCAAGGTGATCCTCGTGGGGGAGATGCGGGACAGGGAGACCGTCGAGATCGGGCTCTCAGCCGCCGAAACCGGGCACCTCGTCCTGAGCACCTTGCACACGGTGGATGCGGGCCAGACCGTCAACCGGATCGTAGGCATGTTCGAACAGGAAGAGGAAAAACAGATCCGGATCCGCCTGGCGGATACCATCCGCTGGATCGCCTGCCAGAGGCTGCTCCCCAAAGTGGGAGGAGGGCGCATCGCGGCCTTCGAAATCCTGGGGACCAGCCTCAGGGTCAAGGACACCATCCTGAACGGAGAATCCGAGGGAAAGACCTTTTACGAGATCATAGAACAGAGCCGCCCCTTCGGCATGATGACCTTTGACCAATGTATCGCGGATCTTTACAAAGAGGGACTGATCACCGAGGAGACGGCCATAAGCTACGCTTCCCGAAGGGCCGTGGTGGGCCGCGCCATCGACGCCATCAAGGCTGCCAGGGGTGAAAAAACGACGAGCATCGAGGGCCTGGCCATCGACAAAGAGTACGGGAAGAAAGACCGGCCCTGAAATCCAGATTTTGAGGAGACTGTCCCATGGAGGTGACCTGCGAACACTGCGGGGTGAAAATCAAGGTGCCCGATGAGAAGATCCCCCGGGACAAACGGATTAAATTGACCTGTCCCAAGTGCGGGCAAAAGTTTCCCCTTCCTTCCCCGAGAGGACCGCAACTGGACGATCTTTCACAAGGTGGACAAGGGGCGGACAGGGAGCCTGATTCTTATGGATACAGGGACTATGCGGAGGACGAGGAACTCGTCTTCTTCGAAGAAGGAACCCTGTTGGCCCTGGTCCTGGAGAACAACCCCGAGCATCTGGAAAAGATCACCGGGGCCTTGAAGGAATTAGGATATCAATGTATTCCAGCGCCCGACACCCGTGATGCAACGGGGAAAATGCGGTTCCACCGGTTTGATCTCGTGATACTCTCAGACGGATTCGACGGCCAGACGCTGGAAAGGAGTCCCGTGCTGAACTACCTTAACCGGATGTCCATGTCGGTCCGCCGCCGGATGTTCGTGGCCCTCCTGGGAGACCGCTTCAAGACCATGGACCACATGATGGCCTTCGCCATGAGCGCCAACGTGGTGATCAACAAGAAAGACCTGGAAAGGCTGACCCTCGTCCTCAAAAAGGCGGTCTCGGAAAACGACAAATTCTACAAGATTTTCATGGACGAGCTGAGGGAACTGGGGAAAATCTAAGGGAACCCCTTACCGGACTCCCACCGGGTCAAGCCGGGAAGGCAGGATCAGGGCCCCCTGGACGGACTCGAGCAGTCGCCCCCAGATCTTCCTGACCTCTTCGATCCGATCCGGATCTCCGAGGGCCCACACCGAACCCCCGCCCCCTGCCCCGGCGAAACGCGCCCCGCAACCCGCCCTTTCAGCGGAAGTGATCAACTCTTCGGTCAAGGGAATCAAGGCCCCGGGAGTAATCTTCCTCCGCACGGCCATTTCTTCCCTGAGGAGGTGCTCAGCCTCCTCCCAATCCTCCCTCTTGAGGGCACTGGCGAACCCGGTGACGATCCGGTTGGCCCGGATCCATCCTTCCCGGGTGGCACCCGTGAAAAAGTCGTGGATCCATCCCTTATTGATACGTGAGGAAACATGGCCCTTTCCGCTGTAAGCTACCAGGATTCTGCGGGAAAGGGAAACCAGGCCTTTTCGATCGAGCAGGGATTCCCTCCAGAGAGGCCTCGCCGGGTCCCCGTATCGCCACCTCCAGCAATGCACCCCCCCGTATACGGCCGCCGCCTGGTCCTGGAGTCCGCATTTTCCCGGGCTCACGGCGTCTTCGAGTTGGTACCCGAGATGTAGGATCTCCCTGGGGGCCCTGGCCTTTTTTCCCTCGAACCGGACAGAGGCCTTGTCCAGGG
It includes:
- a CDS encoding zinc-ribbon domain-containing protein, translating into MEVTCEHCGVKIKVPDEKIPRDKRIKLTCPKCGQKFPLPSPRGPQLDDLSQGGQGADREPDSYGYRDYAEDEELVFFEEGTLLALVLENNPEHLEKITGALKELGYQCIPAPDTRDATGKMRFHRFDLVILSDGFDGQTLERSPVLNYLNRMSMSVRRRMFVALLGDRFKTMDHMMAFAMSANVVINKKDLERLTLVLKKAVSENDKFYKIFMDELRELGKI
- a CDS encoding PilT/PilU family type 4a pilus ATPase, coding for MRQQQIDHILTAMLESYDNVSDLNITVDKPFQVESAGELKPVSLNPPIERLTPFQAEIFALNLINGDRRLTRNLLREGSCDTSYQLAGKARFRVNIFSQKGYYSTVMRQLATRVPTIEELKLPGAFRKMAQERNGIILVTGATGTGKSTSLAAVLNLINETKSVHVVTLEDPVEYVHSQKKATFNQRELGVDFDSFASGLRAALRQAPKVILVGEMRDRETVEIGLSAAETGHLVLSTLHTVDAGQTVNRIVGMFEQEEEKQIRIRLADTIRWIACQRLLPKVGGGRIAAFEILGTSLRVKDTILNGESEGKTFYEIIEQSRPFGMMTFDQCIADLYKEGLITEETAISYASRRAVVGRAIDAIKAARGEKTTSIEGLAIDKEYGKKDRP
- a CDS encoding type IV pilus twitching motility protein PilT gives rise to the protein MAQIDAFFKLMNEQGASDLHLVSGQQPVLRIGGELERVKFKPLDNDTLKSMLYEITPEPKIKEFEETGDVDFAYEIPGLARYRANFFQQKYGIGAVFREIPSTILTCEQLGLPPVVKRLATLPRGLVLVTGPTGSGKSTTLAAIIHEANITRKEHILTIEDPIEFVHKSEKAVVNHREVGIHTRSFAAALRGALREDPDIIMVGEMRDLETISLAIEASATGHLVFGTLHTTSAAKTVDRIIEVFPVNQQEQIRNTLADGLRAVVAQTLFKRIDKKGRVAALEIMIANPAVRNLIREGKTFQIPSMIQTGKKYGMQTLDDAIMELLQKKIISPDDAYSKCVEKSKFLPFLKNPPADFTEI